GACCACGGTGTCGTCGGCGAGCGTGAGCCGCACGGTGCCGTCGGTGTCCCGGCTCGCGGCGGTGACGGCGGCACCGAGCCGCACGGTCACGCCGGACTCGCGCAGTGACTCCACGACGCGCTCACCGGCGAACGGCTCGAACGTGCCGAGCACCCCGGAGCGGGCCAGCAGCGTCACGGAACTGCCCAGCGCCGCGAACGCGGTGGCCATCTCGGTCGCCACCACGCCGCCGCCGATGATCGCCAGCCGGCCGGGCACCGAGGTGGCGGCGGCCGCCTCCCGGCTGGTCCACGGCGAGACGTCCCGCAGCCCGGGGATGTCCGGGACGAACGCGCGGGTGCCGGTGGCGACGACGACGGCGTGCCGGGCGGTGAGGCGGGCGGTGCCGGTCTCGACGACCCGGTCGGCGACGATCCGCCCGTCGCCCCGGTGCAGCGCGATCCCGGCCTGCTCCAGCCAGGAGACCTGGCCGTCGTCCTTCCAGTGCGCGGCGAACTCGTCCCGGCGGCGCAGCACCGCGGCCGGGTCGAGCTCACCGACCGGCACCCCGGGCACGCCCAGCGCGGCGCGGCGCACCGCCGCGCCGCGCAGCAGTGCCTTGGTGGGCATGCACGCCCAGTAGGAGCATTCGCCGCCGACCAGCTCGCGTTCGATGATCGCGGCGGTCAGGCCGCCCTTGACCGCCCGGTCGGCCACGTTCTCGCCGGCGGGCCCGGCGCCGATCACGACCACGTCGTACGTAAAGGTGTTCATGTCAGGACTTTCGCAGGCGGAACGCGGAGATGAGGAAGTACACGCCGCCGAGCAGCGCGTAACCGGAGAGCGTGACGAGCGTCGGGTTCTCGGCGCCGAGCTGCAGCAGGAACGTGATGCCGACCAGGACGGACTGGCCGCCACTGATGATCATGGGCCACTGACCGCCGAGCGCGCGCCGGCCGAGGGCGACGACGAGCTGGATGGCGCCGGCCGCGACGGCCCACGCGCCCCACACGCCGAGCACGGCCGGGATGCCGGAGGTGACCGCGACGGCGAGGCCCGCGGCGGTGAGCGTGCTGACCGCGACGTTCGCCCAGAGCGTCGGCGTCGGGCCGTTCGCGCGGAGGTCGACGATCGCGGCGGCGACGTCGAACAGCGGGTAGCTCACCAGCAGCGCGATGCTGACCGGGTTGAGGTCGGCGCCGGTGCCGAACAGCAGCGCGGCCCAGGCCAGTGCGAACCCGAATCGGACGAAGTAGAGCTGTCGTAGCGTCACGCGACTCATCCCCAAAGAGGTAGAACGTTCGGTCTCGCAGAACTGTGGCACCGCGGCCGGGAAAATGCAAGACCGAACGTTCTATCCGCTACGATGGCGGGCATGAGGGAACCGAGGACATCCGAAGCGCGCAACCGCCTACTCGCGACCGCGACCCGGATCTTCTACGCCGAGGGCATCCACTCGGTCGGCATCGACCGGATCGTGGCGGAGGCGCAGATCACCCGCGCCACGCTCTACCGGCACTTCCCCGGCAAGGAGGACCTCGTCGTCGCCTACCTGACCGAGGTCGACCAGGCCATCCGGGCGCAGGTGGACAAGGTGGCCGCGGCCGGGCTGCCACCGGTGGAGGCGGCGCGGGCGATCGCGCGCGGCATCGCGGACGACATCCGCTCGCCCGGCTTCCGCGGCTGCGCGTTCCTCAACGCCGCCACGGAGTATCCCGACCCGGCACACCCGGTGCACCGGGTCGTCATGGCACACCGCCGGTGGTTCGCGGACACCGTCGCGGAGCTGCTCGCCGAGCCCGCGGCCAGCCGGTTCGTGCTGCTCCGCGACGGCGCGATGGCCTCCGGCTGCCTGACCGAACCGGCCGCGGTCGGCGAGACGTTCCTGCTCGGCGTGGAGGCGTTGCTGCGCGACCAGGACCGGCCCTAGGGGACCGGTGTCGCACGGCCGGAGCGGCCGTGCGATCCGGCACCGGGCCCGGCCGCGGCGGGTCAGCGGGTGCCGGCCGCGACCCAGATGGTGAGCGTGACCAGGAACGTGCCGTCCGCGGCCGCGCGGTCCAGGTCGGCCAGCCAGCCGGCGGCGCGGTCGGCCATGCCCACGACCTCGAATATCTCCGGGCCGAACGGCATGATCGTCCGGGCCTCGTCCAAGTCCGTGAAGACCAGCGTCACCGCCTCGGTGCGGACCTCGGTCAGGCCGGCCGTGATGAGCCGGCGCCGCAGCGTGCGGCCGGACGGCGGGCTGTCGACCGAACGGGCCCGCGCCTGCAAGTCCGCGAACAGCTCCAGGCCGTTGTCGTGGAAGCGCTCCGGGGAGCCGTCGAACTGCAGCGACTGCCAGTCGGTGTCGATCAGGCACAGCCGGCCGCCGGGCCGCAGCACCCGGGCCATCCCGGCCACCGCCCGGTCCGGGTCGGTGAGATGCTGCAGCACCCGCTCGCTGCGCACCCCGTCGAAGTGCCCGTCCGGGTACGGCAGGTCGTACACGTCGCCCACCTCGTACGTCACCCGGCTGCCGTCGTGCAGCCCGGCGGCCGCGGCGATCGCGTCCGCCGAGTGGTCCACCGCGGTCACCTCGGCGTCCGGCAGCAGCCCGGACAGCTCCCGGGCCACCTCGCCGTTGCCGCAGCCGACGTCGAGCAGGCGGCCGCCGCCGACCGCCCACATCGCCAGGCCGGTCGCCCGCACCCGCCGGATGGCGGACGATCCGGCCGCGGCGGAGAGGTAGTCCCGAAGCTGCGCGCTCTGCGCCGTACCGCTGAAATCCGAGATTGTTTCCATGACGACCAGACGGACCGCGGCCGTCCCGGGTTCGCGCGTGTGACCGATCTGTCCGTTCCGCCCGCATGCTCATCCGGGACCCGGCAGGCCGCGCCGGACGTTCAGCGAGACGCCGGGCGGGCCAGGCCGAGGTCGATCAGGCTCTGGGCGGTGTCGCGCAGCATCTCCGCGGGCGGGCGCATGGTCCAGCCCAGCTCGCCGATCGCCCGCGCGCTGGACAGCGGCTCGGTGCGGCCGACGAAACCGAGGGCCAGGCGGACCGTCGGGTCGACGCGGGCGATGAGCCACATCAGCCAGTACGGCAGGCGGCGGGTCGGGACCCGGAATCCGCGCGGGCCGAACTCGGCGGCCAGCATGCCGGCCATCTCCTCCATCCAGACCTCCGGGCCGGCCAGGATGTAACGGTTGCCCGGCGCCTCCGGGCGCTCCATGGCCAGCCGGTGCCCGGTGGCGACGTCCCGGACGTCGACGAGGCTCCAGCTGAGCCGGGGAACGGCCGGCATGGCGTGGGTGAGCAGCCGTTGCACGCTCTCGACCGAGGTGGTGACGACGGGTCGCTGCAGCGGCCCGACGATCAGGCCGGGGATCAGCACGACCAGCTCGAACCGGCGCTGCGCGGGCAGCCCGGCGTGGAACTCCCAGGCGGCGAGCTCGGCGAGGGCCTTGCTGCGGCCGTACGGCGCGGTCCGCTCGACGATCGCCCAGTCGTCCTCGGTGTACGGCCGGGACACCGGCCCGGTGTGCCCCCCGGTGACCGACAGCGACGATCCGGTCAGGACCACCCGGCGGACGGTACCGCTCGCGGCCGCGGCGCGCAGCACGCGCAGGGTGCCGTCGACCGCGGGGCGGATCAGGTCGTTCTCGTCGCGCGGCACGGTGGGCGGGTTCGGTGAGGCGGTGTGCAGCACGGCGGTGCAGCCGGCGACCGCCTCCGGCCAGCCCTCGTCGCGGTCGAGCTCCGCGGCCACGAACTCGAGGCGCCCGCCGAGCGCGGTGGCCAGCGCGGTCAGGTGGGCGACCTTCCCGGTCTGCGCGAGGTCCCGGACCGTGCCCCGCACGGCGTACCCGTGCCGGAGCAGGTCCTCGATGAGGTGCCCGGCCAGAAAGCCGGTGGCACCGGTGACCAGTACGGTCATAAACGCCTCCACGTGCGGAAATTTTAGTTCCGTTCGGTACGGAACAGAAGGTAGCACTTCCGTGCCGAGTGGAACAGAAGGGCTACCATCACCGGGTGGACGACATGCGGAAGGCACCGATCGGCCGGCCTCGCGGGTTCGACGCGGACGCCGCGCTGGAGCGGGCGATGGTGGTCTTCTGGCGGGAGGGCTACGACGGGGTGAGCCTCAGCGAGCTCGCCCGGGCCATGGGCATCACCAAGACCAGCCTGTACGCCGCGTTCGGCGGCAAGGAGGACCTGTTCCGGCGGGCCCTGGAACGCTACGCCGAGGGCCCGGCCTCGTACGCGGCCCGCGCGCTGACCGCACCGACCGCGCGGGACGTCGCCCACGCGTACCTCACCGGCGCGGTGCGGGCCTCCACCCAGCCGGACTGTCCCGCGGGATGCCTCGGCGTGCAGGGCTTCCTCGCGGCCGGCCACCTCGGCGCCGGCGCCCGCGCCGCCCTGTTCGCCTGGCAGGACGAGAACCGCGCCCGCCTGCGCGACCGCTTCCGGCGCGCGGCCGACGACGGCGACCTGCCGGCCGGCACCGACCCGGACACGCTGGCCGGCTACCTCGTCACGCTGGCCAACGGCATCGCCGTGCAGGCCGCCGGCGGCACCGGCCGCGACGACCTGCAGCGCTTGGCCGACACCGTGCTGCGGGTGTTCCCGCCGTTCTAGGGCGGGGGCGGCTACCTGCTCTCGGTCAGCGGCTCCAGCGGTACGCCGGGGTGGCGGGCGGCGACCGAGCGCAGCCGGTACTGATTCGGGAACAGCGCCAGCAGCGCGTCGTCCTGGGTGCGGCGGAGCACCTCGACGCCGGCCTCGGACTGCAGCTCGTCGCGGCCCTCCAGCGTGGTGCGCACGGCGAACTCGTACGGCAGCCGGTCGAGCGTGGTGCGGACGCCGAACTCGGCGGCGAGC
This genomic window from Catenuloplanes niger contains:
- a CDS encoding dihydrolipoyl dehydrogenase family protein; this translates as MNTFTYDVVVIGAGPAGENVADRAVKGGLTAAIIERELVGGECSYWACMPTKALLRGAAVRRAALGVPGVPVGELDPAAVLRRRDEFAAHWKDDGQVSWLEQAGIALHRGDGRIVADRVVETGTARLTARHAVVVATGTRAFVPDIPGLRDVSPWTSREAAAATSVPGRLAIIGGGVVATEMATAFAALGSSVTLLARSGVLGTFEPFAGERVVESLRESGVTVRLGAAVTAASRDTDGTVRLTLADDTVVAADEVLVATGRTPNTEDGEFLTVDDTMRVNEWLYAVGDVNGRALLTHQGKYQARLAGDAIVARAHGKPVTHVDSGVVPQVVFTDPEIASVGLTAAAAAEAGLRTRVVDYDLGAVAGATLHADGYRGHARMVVDEDRSVIVGFTLAGPDVAELLHAATIAIVGEVPLHRLWHAVPAYPTVSEVWLRLLENYPL
- a CDS encoding TetR/AcrR family transcriptional regulator; translation: MREPRTSEARNRLLATATRIFYAEGIHSVGIDRIVAEAQITRATLYRHFPGKEDLVVAYLTEVDQAIRAQVDKVAAAGLPPVEAARAIARGIADDIRSPGFRGCAFLNAATEYPDPAHPVHRVVMAHRRWFADTVAELLAEPAASRFVLLRDGAMASGCLTEPAAVGETFLLGVEALLRDQDRP
- a CDS encoding methyltransferase domain-containing protein — its product is METISDFSGTAQSAQLRDYLSAAAGSSAIRRVRATGLAMWAVGGGRLLDVGCGNGEVARELSGLLPDAEVTAVDHSADAIAAAAGLHDGSRVTYEVGDVYDLPYPDGHFDGVRSERVLQHLTDPDRAVAGMARVLRPGGRLCLIDTDWQSLQFDGSPERFHDNGLELFADLQARARSVDSPPSGRTLRRRLITAGLTEVRTEAVTLVFTDLDEARTIMPFGPEIFEVVGMADRAAGWLADLDRAAADGTFLVTLTIWVAAGTR
- a CDS encoding NAD-dependent epimerase/dehydratase family protein, producing MTVLVTGATGFLAGHLIEDLLRHGYAVRGTVRDLAQTGKVAHLTALATALGGRLEFVAAELDRDEGWPEAVAGCTAVLHTASPNPPTVPRDENDLIRPAVDGTLRVLRAAAASGTVRRVVLTGSSLSVTGGHTGPVSRPYTEDDWAIVERTAPYGRSKALAELAAWEFHAGLPAQRRFELVVLIPGLIVGPLQRPVVTTSVESVQRLLTHAMPAVPRLSWSLVDVRDVATGHRLAMERPEAPGNRYILAGPEVWMEEMAGMLAAEFGPRGFRVPTRRLPYWLMWLIARVDPTVRLALGFVGRTEPLSSARAIGELGWTMRPPAEMLRDTAQSLIDLGLARPASR
- a CDS encoding TetR/AcrR family transcriptional regulator — encoded protein: MRKAPIGRPRGFDADAALERAMVVFWREGYDGVSLSELARAMGITKTSLYAAFGGKEDLFRRALERYAEGPASYAARALTAPTARDVAHAYLTGAVRASTQPDCPAGCLGVQGFLAAGHLGAGARAALFAWQDENRARLRDRFRRAADDGDLPAGTDPDTLAGYLVTLANGIAVQAAGGTGRDDLQRLADTVLRVFPPF